One window from the genome of Saimiri boliviensis isolate mSaiBol1 chromosome 2, mSaiBol1.pri, whole genome shotgun sequence encodes:
- the IPO4 gene encoding importin-4 isoform X1 translates to MEPAGLEQLLRELLLPDTERIRRATEQLHIALRAPAALPALCDLLASAADPQIRQFAAVLTRRRLNTRWRRLAAEQRESFKSLILTALQRETEHCVSLSLAQLSATIFRKEGLEAWPQLLQLLQHSTHSTHSSEREMGLLLLSVVVTSRPQAFQPHHRELLRLLNETLGEVGSPGLLFYSLRTLTTMAPHLSTEDVVARNVALGNAIRVRILCSLTFLVKVKSKALLKNRLLPPLLHTLFPIMAAEPPPGQLDPEDQDSEEEELEIELMGETPKHFAVQVVDMLALHLPPEKLCPQLMPMLEEALRSESPYQRKAGLLVLAVLSDGAGDHIRQRLLPPLLQIVCKGLEDPSQVVHNAALFALGQFSENLQPHISSYSKEVMPLLLAYLKSVPLGHTHHLAKACYALENFVENLGPKVQPYLPELMECMLHPLRNPSSPRAKELAVSALGAIATAAQASLLPYFPAIMEHLREFLLTGREDLQPVQIQSLETLGVLARAVGEPMRPLAEECCQLGLGLCDQVDDPDLRRCTYSLFAALSGLMGEGLAPHLEQITTLMLLSLRSTEGIVPQYDGSSSFLLFDDESDGEEEEDLMDEDVEEEDDSEISGYSVENAFFDEKEDACAALGEISVNTSVAFLPYMESVFEEVFKLLECPHLNVRKAAHEALGQFCCALHKACQSCPSEPNSAALQAALARVVPSYIQAVNAERERQVVMAVLEALTGVLRSCGTLALQPPGRLAELCSMLKAVLQRKTACQDTDEEEEEDDDQAEYDAMLLEHAGEAIPALAAAAGGDSFAPFFAGFLPLLLCKTKQGCTVAEKSFAMGTLAESIQGLGAASAQFVSRLLPVLLSTAREADPEVRSNAIFGMGVLAEHGGRPAQENFPKLLGLLFPLLARERHDRVRDNICGALARLLMASPMRKPEPQVLAALLHALPLKEDLEEWVTIGRLFSFLYQSSPDQVVDVAPELLRICSLILDDNKIPPDTKAALLLLLTFLAKEHADSFQAALGSLPVDKAQELQAVLGLS, encoded by the exons ATGGAGCCCGCCGGTCTGGAGCAGCTCCTACGGGAACTGCTGCTGCCGGACACCGAGCGCATCCGTCGG GCCACGGAACAGCTCCACATCGCTCTGCGGGCCCCCGCCGCCTTGCCGGCTCTCTGCGACCTGCTCGCCTCGGCAGCCGACCCCCAG ATCCGACAGTTTGCGGCCGTGCTGACCCGCAGGCGACTGAACACCCGCTGGCGACGGCTGGCGGCGGAGCAACGGGAGAg CTTCAAGTCCCTGATCTTGACGGCCCTGCAGAGGGAAACAGA GCACTGTGTGAGCCTCAGCTTGGCCCAGCTTTCAGCCACCATTTTTCGAAAGGaaggcctggaggcctggcctCAGCTTTTGCAGCTTCTTCAGCACAGTACCCACAGCACCCACAGCTCAGAGAGAGAG ATGGGGCTTTTgctgctgagtgtggtggtgaccTCCCGGCCCCAGGCCTTCCAACCCCACCACCGGGAGCTTCTTCGGCTTCTGAATGAGACTCTTGGTGAGGTGGGCTCTCCTGGGCTGCTCTTCTACTCTCTGCGCACTCTGACCACCATGGCCCCCCACCTCAGCACTGAAGACGTG GTGGCTAGAAATGTGGCCCTGGGCAATGCGATACGCGTACGTATCCTTTGCTCCCTCACTTTCTTGGTCAAAGTCAAAAGCAAG GCCTTACTAAAGAATCGTCTCCTGCCACCCTTGCTGCACACCCTTTTCCCCATTATGGCTGCTGAGCCCCCACCAGGCCAGCTGGATCCCGAAGACCAGGACTCAGAAGAGGAAGAGTTGGAAATTGAGCTGATGGGGGAGACTCCCAAGCATTTTGCTGTACAA GTTGTGGACATGCTGGCGCTACACCTGCCTCCCGAGAAGCTCTGTCCCCAGTTG ATGCCCATGCTAGAAGAGGCCTTGCGGAGTGAGAGCCCATACCAGCGCAAGGCTGGACTCCTTGTGCTGGCCGTGCTGTCTGACGGAGCTGGCGACCACATCAGGCAGAG ACTGCTGCCCCCACTGCTGCAGATCGTGTGTAAGGGCTTGGAGGACCCCTCGCAAGTTGTACACAATGCCGCGCTGTTTGCCCTGGGCCAGTTCTCAGAAAACCTACAG ccccatATCAGCAGCTATTCAAAAGAGGTGATGCCGCTGCTGCTCGCCTACCTGAAGTCGGTGCCTCTCGGACACACTCACCACCTAGCCAAGGCCTGCTATGCCCTGGAGAATTTCGTGGAGAACCTGG GGCCCAAAGTGCAGCCCTACCTTCCGGAGCTTATGGAATGCATGCTGCATCCCCTGAGGAACCCCAGCAGTCCCCGGGCCAAGGAGCTGGCTGTGAGCGCCCTGGGAGCTATTG CCACGGCCGCCCAGGCCTCGCTGCTGCCCTACTTCCCCGCTATCATGGAGCACCTGCGGGAATTCCTGTTGACAGGCCGTGAGGACCTTCAGCCTGTGCAGATCCAGAGCCTGG AGACACTGGGGGTGCTGGCACGAGCGGTGGGGGAGCCCATGAGGCCACTGGCTGAGGAATGCTGCCAGCTGGGTCTGGGCCTCTGCGACCAGGTAGACGACCCTGACTTGCGGCGCTGCAC GTACAGCCTATTTGCGGCCTTATCAGGTCTGATGGGTGAGGGCCTGGCACCCCACTTGGAACAGATCACCACACTCATGCTGCTGTCACTCCGTTCCACCGAGGGCATTGTG cctcagtaTGACGGGAGCAGCTCCTTCCTTCTGTTTGACGATGAGAGTgatggggaagaagaggaggaccTCATGGATGAGGACGTGGAAGAAGAGGATGACTCCGAGATCTCAGG GTACAGTGTAGAGAACGCCTTCTTCGATGAGAAGGAAGACGCCTGTGCTGCCCTGGGGGAGATCTCCGTGAACACCAG TGTAGCCTTCCTTCCGTACATGGAAAGTGTCTTTGAAGAAGTCTTTAAACTGCTGGAG TGCCCTCACCTGAATGTGCGGAAGGCAGCCCATGAGGCGCTGGGTCAGTTTTGCTGTGCACTGCACAAGGCCTGTCAAAGCTGCCCTTCGGAACCCAACTCTGCTG CTTTGCAGGCCGCCCTGGCCCGAGTGGTGCCATCTTACATACAGGCAGTGAACGCGGAGCGGGAGCGCCAGGTGGTGATGGCTGTGCTGGAGGCCTTGACAGGGGTGCTCCGCAGCTGTGGGACCCTCGCACTGCAGCCCCCTGGGCGCCTCGCTGAGCTCTGTAGCATGCTCAAGGCCGTGCTGCAGAGGAAG ACAGCCTGTCAGGATactgatgaggaggaggaagaagatgatgatCAG GCTGAATACGACGCCATGTTGCTGGAGCATGCTGGAGAGGCCATCCCTGCCCTGGCAGCCGCGGCTGGGGGAGACTCCTTTGCCCCATTTTTTGCTGGCTTCCTGCCATTATTGCTATGCAAGACA AAACAGGGCTGTACAGTGGCAGAGAAGTCCTTTGCGATGGGGACCTTGGCAGAGTCCATTCAGGGTCTGGGTGCCGCCTCAGCCCAGTTTGTGTCTCGGCTGCTCCCTGTGTTGTTGAGTACCGCCCGAGAGGCAGACCCTGAGGTGCGAAGCAATGCCATCTTTGGGATGGGCGTGCTGGCAGAGCACGGGGGCCGCCCTGCCCAGGA AAACTTTCCCAAGCTGCTAGGGCTCCTTTTTCCCCTCCTGGCACGGGAGCGACATGATCGTGTCCGTGACAACATCTGTGGGGCACTCGCTCGCCTGCTGATGGCCAGTCCCATGAGGAAACCAGAACCCCAG GTGCTAGCTGCCCTACTGCACGCCCTGCCACTGAAGGAAGACTTGGAGGAGTGGGTCACCATCGGGCGCCTCTTCAGCTTCCTGTACCAGAGCAGCCCTGACCAG GTTGTAGATGTGGCTCCCGAGCTCTTGCGTATCTGCAGCCTCATTCTGGATGACAACAAGATCCCACCAG ACACCAAGGCCGCACTGTTGCTGCTCCTGACATTCTTGGCCAAAGAGCATGCCGACAGCTTCCAAGCAGCCCTGGGCTCACTGCCTGTTGACAAGGCTCAGGAGCTCCAGGCTGTACTGGGCCTCTCCTAG
- the IPO4 gene encoding importin-4 isoform X2, which yields MEPAGLEQLLRELLLPDTERIRRATEQLHIALRAPAALPALCDLLASAADPQIRQFAAVLTRRRLNTRWRRLAAEQRESFKSLILTALQRETEHCVSLSLAQLSATIFRKEGLEAWPQLLQLLQHSTHSTHSSEREMGLLLLSVVVTSRPQAFQPHHRELLRLLNETLGEVGSPGLLFYSLRTLTTMAPHLSTEDVPLARMLVPKLIVAVQTLIPIDEAKACEALEALDELLESEVPIITPHLSEVLTFCLEVARNVALGNAIRVRILCSLTFLVKVKSKALLKNRLLPPLLHTLFPIMAAEPPPGQLDPEDQDSEEEELEIELMGETPKHFAVQVVDMLALHLPPEKLCPQLMPMLEEALRSESPYQRKAGLLVLAVLSDGAGDHIRQRLLPPLLQIVCKGLEDPSQVVHNAALFALGQFSENLQPHISSYSKEVMPLLLAYLKSVPLGHTHHLAKACYALENFVENLGPKVQPYLPELMECMLHPLRNPSSPRAKELAVSALGAIATAAQASLLPYFPAIMEHLREFLLTGREDLQPVQIQSLETLGVLARAVGEPMRPLAEECCQLGLGLCDQVDDPDLRRCTYSLFAALSGLMGEGLAPHLEQITTLMLLSLRSTEGIVPQYDGSSSFLLFDDESDGEEEEDLMDEDVEEEDDSEISGYSVENAFFDEKEDACAALGEISVNTSVAFLPYMESVFEEVFKLLECPHLNVRKAAHEALGQFCCALHKACQSCPSEPNSAALQAALARVVPSYIQAVNAERERQVVMAVLEALTGVLRSCGTLALQPPGRLAELCSMLKAVLQRKTACQDTDEEEEEDDDQAEYDAMLLEHAGEAIPALAAAAGGDSFAPFFAGFLPLLLCKTKQGCTVAEKSFAMGTLAESIQGLGAASAQFVSRLLPVLLSTAREADPEVRSNAIFGMGVLAEHGGRPAQENFPKLLGLLFPLLARERHDRVRDNICGALARLLMASPMRKPEPQVLAALLHALPLKEDLEEWVTIGRLFSFLYQSSPDQVVDVAPELLRICSLILDDNKIPPDTKAALLLLLTFLAKEHADSFQAALGSLPVDKAQELQAVLGLS from the exons ATGGAGCCCGCCGGTCTGGAGCAGCTCCTACGGGAACTGCTGCTGCCGGACACCGAGCGCATCCGTCGG GCCACGGAACAGCTCCACATCGCTCTGCGGGCCCCCGCCGCCTTGCCGGCTCTCTGCGACCTGCTCGCCTCGGCAGCCGACCCCCAG ATCCGACAGTTTGCGGCCGTGCTGACCCGCAGGCGACTGAACACCCGCTGGCGACGGCTGGCGGCGGAGCAACGGGAGAg CTTCAAGTCCCTGATCTTGACGGCCCTGCAGAGGGAAACAGA GCACTGTGTGAGCCTCAGCTTGGCCCAGCTTTCAGCCACCATTTTTCGAAAGGaaggcctggaggcctggcctCAGCTTTTGCAGCTTCTTCAGCACAGTACCCACAGCACCCACAGCTCAGAGAGAGAG ATGGGGCTTTTgctgctgagtgtggtggtgaccTCCCGGCCCCAGGCCTTCCAACCCCACCACCGGGAGCTTCTTCGGCTTCTGAATGAGACTCTTGGTGAGGTGGGCTCTCCTGGGCTGCTCTTCTACTCTCTGCGCACTCTGACCACCATGGCCCCCCACCTCAGCACTGAAGACGTG CCTCTCGCTCGGATGTTGGTGCCTAAGCTGATTGTGGCGGTACAGACCCTGATCCCCATAGATGAG GCAAAAGCCTGTGAGGCCCTTGAGGCTTTGGATGAACTGTTGGAGTCCGAGGTACCCATCATCACTCCCCACCTCTCTGAAGTCCTCACATTCTGCCTGGAG GTGGCTAGAAATGTGGCCCTGGGCAATGCGATACGCGTACGTATCCTTTGCTCCCTCACTTTCTTGGTCAAAGTCAAAAGCAAG GCCTTACTAAAGAATCGTCTCCTGCCACCCTTGCTGCACACCCTTTTCCCCATTATGGCTGCTGAGCCCCCACCAGGCCAGCTGGATCCCGAAGACCAGGACTCAGAAGAGGAAGAGTTGGAAATTGAGCTGATGGGGGAGACTCCCAAGCATTTTGCTGTACAA GTTGTGGACATGCTGGCGCTACACCTGCCTCCCGAGAAGCTCTGTCCCCAGTTG ATGCCCATGCTAGAAGAGGCCTTGCGGAGTGAGAGCCCATACCAGCGCAAGGCTGGACTCCTTGTGCTGGCCGTGCTGTCTGACGGAGCTGGCGACCACATCAGGCAGAG ACTGCTGCCCCCACTGCTGCAGATCGTGTGTAAGGGCTTGGAGGACCCCTCGCAAGTTGTACACAATGCCGCGCTGTTTGCCCTGGGCCAGTTCTCAGAAAACCTACAG ccccatATCAGCAGCTATTCAAAAGAGGTGATGCCGCTGCTGCTCGCCTACCTGAAGTCGGTGCCTCTCGGACACACTCACCACCTAGCCAAGGCCTGCTATGCCCTGGAGAATTTCGTGGAGAACCTGG GGCCCAAAGTGCAGCCCTACCTTCCGGAGCTTATGGAATGCATGCTGCATCCCCTGAGGAACCCCAGCAGTCCCCGGGCCAAGGAGCTGGCTGTGAGCGCCCTGGGAGCTATTG CCACGGCCGCCCAGGCCTCGCTGCTGCCCTACTTCCCCGCTATCATGGAGCACCTGCGGGAATTCCTGTTGACAGGCCGTGAGGACCTTCAGCCTGTGCAGATCCAGAGCCTGG AGACACTGGGGGTGCTGGCACGAGCGGTGGGGGAGCCCATGAGGCCACTGGCTGAGGAATGCTGCCAGCTGGGTCTGGGCCTCTGCGACCAGGTAGACGACCCTGACTTGCGGCGCTGCAC GTACAGCCTATTTGCGGCCTTATCAGGTCTGATGGGTGAGGGCCTGGCACCCCACTTGGAACAGATCACCACACTCATGCTGCTGTCACTCCGTTCCACCGAGGGCATTGTG cctcagtaTGACGGGAGCAGCTCCTTCCTTCTGTTTGACGATGAGAGTgatggggaagaagaggaggaccTCATGGATGAGGACGTGGAAGAAGAGGATGACTCCGAGATCTCAGG GTACAGTGTAGAGAACGCCTTCTTCGATGAGAAGGAAGACGCCTGTGCTGCCCTGGGGGAGATCTCCGTGAACACCAG TGTAGCCTTCCTTCCGTACATGGAAAGTGTCTTTGAAGAAGTCTTTAAACTGCTGGAG TGCCCTCACCTGAATGTGCGGAAGGCAGCCCATGAGGCGCTGGGTCAGTTTTGCTGTGCACTGCACAAGGCCTGTCAAAGCTGCCCTTCGGAACCCAACTCTGCTG CTTTGCAGGCCGCCCTGGCCCGAGTGGTGCCATCTTACATACAGGCAGTGAACGCGGAGCGGGAGCGCCAGGTGGTGATGGCTGTGCTGGAGGCCTTGACAGGGGTGCTCCGCAGCTGTGGGACCCTCGCACTGCAGCCCCCTGGGCGCCTCGCTGAGCTCTGTAGCATGCTCAAGGCCGTGCTGCAGAGGAAG ACAGCCTGTCAGGATactgatgaggaggaggaagaagatgatgatCAG GCTGAATACGACGCCATGTTGCTGGAGCATGCTGGAGAGGCCATCCCTGCCCTGGCAGCCGCGGCTGGGGGAGACTCCTTTGCCCCATTTTTTGCTGGCTTCCTGCCATTATTGCTATGCAAGACA AAACAGGGCTGTACAGTGGCAGAGAAGTCCTTTGCGATGGGGACCTTGGCAGAGTCCATTCAGGGTCTGGGTGCCGCCTCAGCCCAGTTTGTGTCTCGGCTGCTCCCTGTGTTGTTGAGTACCGCCCGAGAGGCAGACCCTGAGGTGCGAAGCAATGCCATCTTTGGGATGGGCGTGCTGGCAGAGCACGGGGGCCGCCCTGCCCAGGA AAACTTTCCCAAGCTGCTAGGGCTCCTTTTTCCCCTCCTGGCACGGGAGCGACATGATCGTGTCCGTGACAACATCTGTGGGGCACTCGCTCGCCTGCTGATGGCCAGTCCCATGAGGAAACCAGAACCCCAG GTGCTAGCTGCCCTACTGCACGCCCTGCCACTGAAGGAAGACTTGGAGGAGTGGGTCACCATCGGGCGCCTCTTCAGCTTCCTGTACCAGAGCAGCCCTGACCAG GTTGTAGATGTGGCTCCCGAGCTCTTGCGTATCTGCAGCCTCATTCTGGATGACAACAAGATCCCACCAG ACACCAAGGCCGCACTGTTGCTGCTCCTGACATTCTTGGCCAAAGAGCATGCCGACAGCTTCCAAGCAGCCCTGGGCTCACTGCCTGTTGACAAGGCTCAGGAGCTCCAGGCTGTACTGGGCCTCTCCTAG
- the TM9SF1 gene encoding transmembrane 9 superfamily member 1 — protein MTVVGNPRSWSCQWLPILILLLSTGHGPGVEGVTHYKAGDPVILYVNKVGPYHNPQETYHYYQLPVCCPEKIRHKSLSLGEVLDGDRMAESLYEIHFRENVEKRILCHMQLSSAQVEQLRQAIEELYYFEFVVDDLPIRGFVGYMEESGFLPHSHKIGLWTHLDFHLEFHGDRIIFANVSVRDVKPHSLDGLRPDEFLGLTHTYSVRWSETSVERRSDRRRGDDGGFFPRTLEIHWLSIINSMVLVFLLVGFVAVILMRVLRNDLARYNLDEETTSAGSGDDFDQGDNGWKIIHTDVFRFPPYRGLLCAVLGVGAQFLALGTGIIVMALLGMFNVHRHGAINSAAILLYALTCCISGYVSSHFYRQIGGERWVWNIILTTSLFSVPFFLTWSVVNSVHWANGSTQALPATTILLLLTVWLLVGFPLTVIGGIFGKNNASPFDAPCRTKNIAREIPPQPWYKSTVIHMTVGGFLPFSAISVELYYIFATVWGREQYTLYGILFFVFAILLSVGACISIALTYFQLSGEDYRWWWRSVLSVGSTGVFIFLYSVFYYARRSNMSGAVQTVEFFGYSLLTGYVFFLMLGTISFFSSLKFIRYIYVNLKMD, from the exons ATGACAGTCGTAGGGAACCCTCGAAGTTGGAGCTGCCAGTGGTTGCCAATCCTGATACTGTTGCTGAGCACAGGCCATGGGCCAGGGGTGGAAGGCGTGACACACTACAAGGCCGGCGACCCTGTTATTCTATATGTCAACAAAGTGGGACCCTACCATaaccctcaggaaacttaccactACTATCAGCTTCCAGTCTGCTGCCCTGAGAAGATACGTCACAAAAGCCTTAGCCTGGGTGAAGTGCTGGATGGGGACCGGATGGCTGAGTCTTTGTATGAGATCCACTTTCGGGAAAACGTGGAGAAGAGAATTCTGTGCCACATGCAGCTCAGTTCTGCACAG GTGGAGCAGCTGCGCCAGGCCATCGAAGAACTGTACTACTTTGAATTTGTGGTAGATGACTTGCCAATCCGGGGGTTTGTGGGTTACATGGAGGAGAGCGGCTTCCTGCCACACAGCCACAAGATAGGACTCTGGACTCATTTGGACTTCCACCTAGAATTCCATGGAGACCGAATTATATTCGCCAATGTTTCAGTGCGGGACGTCAAGCCCCACAGCTTGGATGGGTTACGACCTGACGAGTTCCTAGGCCTTACCCACACTTATAGCGTGCGCTGGTCTGAGACCTCAGTGGAGCGTCGGAGTGACAGGCGccgtggtgatgatggtggtttCTTTCCTCGAACACTGGAAATCCACTGGTTGTCCATCATCAACTCCATGGTGCTTGTGTTTTTACTGGTGGGTTTTGTGGCTGTCATTCTAATGCGTGTGCTTCGGAATGACCTGGCTCGGTACAACTTAGATGAGGAGACCACCTCTGCAGGTTCTGGTGATGACTTTGACCAGGGTGACAATGGCTGGAAAATTATCCATACGGATGTCTTCCGCTTCCCCCCATACCGTGGTCTGCTCTGTGCTGTGCTTGGCGTGGGCGCCCAGTTCCTGGCCCTTGGCACTG GCATTATTGTCATGGCACTGCTGGGCATGTTCAATGTGCACCGTCATGGGGCCATTAACTCGGCAGCCATCTTGTTGTATGCCCTGACCTGCTGCATCTCTGGCTACGTGTCCAGCCACTTCTACCGGCAGATCGGAGGCGAGCGTTGGGTGTGGAACATCATACTCACCACCAGTCTCTTCTCTG TGCCTTTCTTCCTGACGTGGAGTGTGGTGAACTCAGTGCATTGGGCCAATGGTTCGACACAGGCTCTGCCAGCCACAACCATCCTGCTGCTTCTGACGGTTTGGCTGCTGGTGGGCTTTCCCCTCACTGTTATTGGAGGCATCTTTGGGAAGAACAACGCCAGCCCCTTTGATGCACCCTGTCGCACCAAGAACATCGCCCGGGAGATCCCACCCCAGCCCTGGTACAAGTCTACTGTCATCCACATGACTGTTGGAGGCTTCCTGCCTTTCAG TGCCATCTCTGTGGAGCTGTACTACATCTTTGCCACAGTATGGGGTCGGGAGCAGTACACTTTGTATGGCATCCTCTTCTTTGTCTTCGCCATCCTGCTGAGTGTGGGGGCTTGCATCTCCATTGCACTCACCTACTTCCAGTTATCTGGGGAGGATTACCGCTGGTGGTGGCGATCTGTGCTGAGTGTTGGCTCCACTGGCGTCTTCATCTTCCTCTACTCAGTTTTCTATTATGCCCGGCGCTCCAACATGTCTGGGGCAGTACAGACAGTAGAGTTCTTTGGCTACTCCTTACTCACCGGTTATGTCTTCTTCCTCATGCTGGGCAccatctcctttttttcttctctaaagttCATCCGTTATATCTATGTTAACCTCAAGATGGACTGA
- the TSSK4 gene encoding testis-specific serine/threonine-protein kinase 4: protein MGKVDVSEAAPTTTATAYHSIMDEYGYEVGKVIGNGSYGTVYEAFYTKQKIMVAVKIISKKKASDDYLNKFLPREIQVMKVLRHKYLINFYQAIETTSRVYIILELAQGGDVLEWIQRYGACSEPLAGKWFSQLTLGIAYLHSKGIVHRLTPSLSAAGRDLKLENLLLDKQENVKISDFGFAKMVPSNHHVGRSASYRQVNCFSHLSQTYCGSFAYACPEILLGLPYNPFLSDTWSMGVILYTLVVAHLPFDDTNLKKLLRETQKEVTFPPNLTVSQECKNLVLQMLRQAAKRVTILDIIKDPWVLKFQPEQPTHEIRLLEAMCQPHATTNRHQSLELRPENG from the exons ATGGGGAAGGTAGATGTATCAGAGGCAGCACCAACCACCACAGCCACAGCCTACCACTCCATCATGGATGAATATGGGTATGAGGTGGGCAAGGTCATTGGCAATGGCTCCTATGGGACAGTATATGAGGCTTTCTACACAAAGCAGAAGATCATGGTGGCAGTCAAGATCATCTCAAAGAAGAAGGCCTCTGACGACTATCTTAACAAGTTCCTGCCCCGAGAGATACAG GTAATGAAAGTCTTGCGGCACAAGTACCTCATCAACTTCTATCAGGCCATTGAGACCACATCTCGAGTATACATCATTCTGGAGCTGGCTCAGGGTGGTGACGTCCTGGAATGGATCCAGCGCTACGGGGCCTGCTCTGAGCCCCTTGCTGGCAAGTGGTTCTCCCAGCTGACCCTGGGCATTGCCTACCTGCACAGCAAGGGCATCGTGCACCG CCTGACACCCAGCCTTTCTGCTGCTGGTAGGGACTTAAAGTTGGAGAACCTGTTGCTGGACAAGCAGGAGAACGTGAAGATATCGGACTTTGGCTTTGCCAAGATGGTGCCTTCTAACCACCATGTGGGTCGTAGCGCTTCTTACCGCCAAGTGAACtgcttttcccacctcagccagaCTTACTGCGGCAGCTTTGCTTATGCCTGCCCGGAGATCTTACTAGGTTTGCCCTACAACCCTTTCCTCTCTGACACCTGGAGCATGGGCGTCATCCTTTACACTCTAGTGGTCGCTCATCTGCCCTTTGATGACACCAATCTCAAAAAGCTGCTGAGAGAGACTCAGAAGGAGGTCACTTTCCCACCTAACCTCACCGTCTCCCAGGAGTGCAAG AACCTGGTCCTTCAGATGTTACGCCAAGCTGCTAAGCGTGTCACCATTCTGGATATCATCAAGGATCCCTGGGTGCTCAagttccagcctgagcaacccaCCCATGAGATCAGGCTGCTTGAGGCCATGTGCCAGCCCCACGCCACCACTAATCGTCACCAATCCTTGGAATTACGACCTGAAAATGGCTGA
- the CHMP4A gene encoding charged multivesicular body protein 4a, with translation MSGLGRLFGKGKKEKGPTPEEAIQKLKETEKILIKKQEFLEQKIQQELQTAKKYGTKNKRAALQALRRKKRLEQQLAQTDGTLSTLEFQREAIENATTNAEVLRTMELAARGMKKAYQDMDIDKVDELMADITEQQEVAHQISDAISRPVGFGDDVDEDELLEELEELEQEELAQELLNVGNKEEEPPVKLPSVPSTHLPAGPAPKADEDEEALKQLAESVS, from the exons ATGAGTGGTCTCGGCAGGCTCTTCGGGAAGG ggaagaaggagaaggggcCAACCCCTGAAGAAGCAATACagaaactgaaggaaacagagaagatACTGATCAAGAAACAGGAATTTCTAGAGCAGAAGATTCAGCAGGAGCTACAAACAGCCAAGAAGTATGGGACCAAGAATAAGAGAG CCGCCCTACAGGCTTTGCGGAGAAAGAAAAGATTGGAACAGCAGCTGGCACAAACTGATGGGACGTTATCTACCCTGGAGTTTCAGCGTGAGGCCATTGAGAATGCCACCACCAATGCAGAAGTTCTTCGTACCATGGAGCTTGCTGCCCGAGGCATGAAGAAGGCCTACCAGGACAT GGACATTGACAAAGTAGATGAACTGATGGCTGACATCACAGAACAACAGGAGGTGGCCCATCAGATCTCAGATGCCATTTCTCGGCCTGTGGGCTTTGGAGATGATGTGGATGAG GATGAACTGCTGGAGGAACTAgaggagctggagcaggaggaattGGCTCAGGAGTTGCTAAATGTGGGCAACAAGGAGGAAGAACCCCCAGTCAAATTGCCTAGTGTACCTTCTACACATCTGCCGGCAGGGCCAG CTCCCAAAgcagatgaagatgaagaagcACTAAAGCAGTTGGCTGAGTCGGTATCCTGA